Proteins from one Nitrobacteraceae bacterium AZCC 2146 genomic window:
- a CDS encoding O-acetyl-ADP-ribose deacetylase (regulator of RNase III) (product_source=COG2110; cath_funfam=3.40.220.10; cog=COG2110; ko=KO:K23518; pfam=PF01661; smart=SM00506; superfamily=52949) → MADITTLRVDAIVNAANSSLLGGGGVDGAIHRAAGRELLAECRTLNGCATGDAKITQGYRLPAKYVIHAVGPVWYGGRAGEDEALASCYSRAMALCQTHDLASIAFPAISTGVYRFPAERAARIAVKAVIASLAAAPVVTSVTFCCFSEPSARLHEQALADATPLV, encoded by the coding sequence GTGGCCGACATCACCACGCTTCGCGTTGACGCCATCGTCAACGCCGCCAATTCGTCGCTGCTCGGCGGCGGCGGCGTGGACGGCGCGATCCATCGCGCTGCCGGGCGGGAATTGCTCGCCGAGTGCCGCACCCTGAATGGTTGTGCCACCGGCGACGCCAAGATCACCCAAGGTTACCGGTTACCGGCCAAATATGTGATCCATGCCGTCGGGCCGGTCTGGTACGGCGGCCGGGCCGGCGAGGACGAGGCGCTGGCCTCCTGTTATTCCCGGGCGATGGCCTTGTGTCAGACCCATGACCTCGCCTCGATCGCCTTTCCGGCCATTTCCACCGGCGTCTATCGGTTTCCGGCCGAGCGCGCCGCAAGGATTGCGGTCAAGGCTGTGATCGCCTCTCTCGCCGCGGCACCCGTCGTTACCTCCGTTACCTTCTGCTGCTTCTCCGAGCCGAGCGCGCGCCTGCACGAGCAGGCACTGGCTGATGCAACGCCCCTTGTATGA
- a CDS encoding monothiol glutaredoxin (product_source=KO:K07390; cath_funfam=3.40.30.10; cog=COG0278; ko=KO:K07390; pfam=PF00462; superfamily=52833; tigrfam=TIGR00365) → MSIEQFIENEVKTNDVVLFMKGTPQFPQCGFSGQVVQILDHVGVGYKGLNVLESPELRDGIKTYSNWPTIPQLYVKGEFVGGCDIIREMFQAGELQALLADKGVIAAPATA, encoded by the coding sequence ATGAGCATTGAGCAATTCATCGAAAACGAAGTGAAGACCAACGACGTGGTGCTGTTCATGAAGGGCACGCCGCAGTTTCCGCAGTGTGGCTTTTCCGGCCAGGTGGTGCAGATCCTCGATCACGTCGGCGTCGGCTACAAGGGCCTGAACGTGCTCGAATCGCCCGAGCTGCGCGACGGCATCAAGACCTATTCGAACTGGCCGACCATTCCCCAGCTCTACGTCAAGGGCGAATTCGTCGGCGGCTGCGACATCATCCGCGAGATGTTCCAGGCCGGTGAGCTGCAGGCGCTGCTGGCCGACAAGGGCGTCATTGCGGCGCCGGCGACCGCCTGA